In Glycine max cultivar Williams 82 chromosome 10, Glycine_max_v4.0, whole genome shotgun sequence, the DNA window ATTGTagatgtttttgtaatttatttattaactaataatataaagtatTGAATATATATGTGTAATCAAGAGgttcttaatttaatatttaatattttctttataaaatatttagagaAATGTGTAATCACGAGATTCAAACTTTTTTGACAGGTATTATGGTTTAAAGTATgtctttatatatttaattaaattatgaaaattgagTAAAAGAGATTTCTGTCTATGTTGATGTCATAGGTCTGTAAGCTCAAAATGGTAGAGCGCTCAAAGCATTTGTTATTGACCTATTCTTTAAAAACATTTGCTTTGAGAGGTTGGTGGTTCGAATCCATCTAGATCCGTAGCTGAGATGATTTGGCTTGGTTTTAGCTTGCCTTTAGAATACCACCAGTTTTATACACTATTGCCAAATTTTTTCTTgtaagttttttaatatattatgttatattgAATTAGTATTTTTCTTAGTGTTagcttgtttttgaatttaaactGCTACCTAATTATTGATACTAATGTATCATTGTTGTACTCTGCGCGTGCCCCCCCCCCCAAACACACAcgcactatatatatatatatatatgtgacacATGTTCTTGAGAGCTAaccaaattgaattttttaaaatgaattaaatttagcaaattaaataaaaagagacCAAAAGAGGAATTTAATCTATTGATGGATACTTAATGTGTGATTGCCTTTTTACCTTCTTTGATGTAACTGAATCAGAAAAAAAGAACAACTAGAAGCAACAGAAAAAGAGCTCCCAAGATTGGCAACCCTAGTACCACAACTAGAAGCAAATTCATAACAAGAAACACTGTTTGTTTGACTGGTGAAGGGGAGTCTCTGGCTCTTGGTTCAACTATTGGTCCCGTAGGCGGGGATGATGGTAGTAAGGGCGACAGACAACGATGCTTGATCCCAAAATATCAACTATATTTTTCTCCTTGATGATGTTTCTGGAGTTCACTCCTAGAATGATATCTGTGTAATTTGGATTCTAGGTTTTTAAGCCTTctattgtttttatataaaagggaaaaacaatgTAATTTGCTTCTATTTTTTAAGCCTTCACTTATCTCATGAGAGGGGAATGTAATTTACTTTAACGATGTTAcattaaatatgaattaaaCGGTATATCTCAGCATAATATTTACATGCATCTCAAGCTAAAGATGTGGAATTTACTCTTTATATTTGTATGTATTCAaagtcaaaatataaatttaagactTGTTGATTTATGTGATAagcaaattagttttttttttctcattaaaaatcccattttgagttttataaatttaaaaaataaacattgaaaaaGCTTTATATTGCTGAAAAAATAAATACGTCATTATTGCAAAACTAAGATCttcaagaaattataaagttaaactaataacttaaattaattgatacctataaaaagagtaataatacacaaacatctatttattttaaatactctattaatatcttttatcttttttcttatcacatcataaattttatatttatgtatttttttttattttctctatcaAGGTGTTGAATAATCATTATGAGTGTCTCTACTAGacatttttcctataaaaagttaaaagataaaatatcaaaatataattaaaatttagttaaaagcacaaaaaaaatcaatttaacagttataaaagttttatatatcttcatttaatatctgaaaatgaatataatgaaatgagtatataaaaattaaaaagttgatataattatcattacaaacaaataattcaaatattttttatatttgatacgattataattatatttatattgatttaattcgtatattttaatatttaattataattctttttttatttataaaaattacaaattgagGATTAAGTGTgcactaaatatttattttatgaacttaaaaaaattctttgttAAAATGAAACTGCTGAAAGCATTCTCAAGAATCAAAatgcgcacacacacacacagcaaACTTTCTATCTCATCAATGCATGCATTTTACAAGGACAACACTATATATTATGCGTTGCTGACAATGGTGCATTATCCATGGTAGTAGTATACGACATTGCTAGCTAGCATTCATTCTCGAGCTGACTGTAATTCCCTTTCTCTTTGAAAAGTTGAATGTGATGGTGTTTGCAGTAGAGCTTTCCCTCGTGTGTGATAAAGTTTGATGAGCTTACAGTACAACCTCCATAGGTACACTTGAAGCAGCCCTTGTGGTAGGGTGTCCCATTAACCGTAACCTTTAATAtatgcaacaacaacaatgatatACATATTAGTATCAATAATATTTAGAAGGATGGGGAATTAATAAAACAGTCGTCAATTGAAAAAGCTATAGTATTGTATTGGCTACCCTCTCAGTGGGATACACTGTCTTGTTGCAACACACACATTTGTCTCTGGTGCCCAAGAACACGTTTGCGAGGACCTTAGTATTCTGCTAAAATTATCCAGTTCCAGTTAGATgccattaaaatattaaagagaGCAAAtagtgaagaaaatgaaaacggCTAACTTTGCATGACAAATGAGAGGCATAGTTGCTACACAACAGGTAAAAAATCTTGTTCAAATTTTAATGAACAAAAGACTAGAATCCAGAAGGGTGTCAATATATGGTAAGAAAAGCTACAGAAAAATCACCTCATTACCAGTGACCGGTTTCTCTGGTTTCTGAATTTTGGGTATTCCTGTGAAAACGAAAAATGTTACTCTACTctaatttttggaaaatattgAATATGAGGGTGTATGGGTGGAAGAAGAG includes these proteins:
- the LOC100306027 gene encoding LIM-type zinc finger-containing protein, producing MASFGGTTQKCMACAKTVYLVDKLTADSRVYHKACFRCHHCRNTLKLSNYCSFEGVLYCRPHYDQLYKRTGSLDKSFEGIPKIQKPEKPVTGNENTKVLANVFLGTRDKCVCCNKTVYPTERVTVNGTPYHKGCFKCTYGGCTVSSSNFITHEGKLYCKHHHIQLFKEKGNYSQLENEC